One Vitis vinifera cultivar Pinot Noir 40024 chromosome 8, ASM3070453v1 genomic window carries:
- the LOC100253747 gene encoding serine/threonine protein phosphatase 2A 57 kDa regulatory subunit B' alpha isoform isoform X2, which produces MFNKIIKRGHRKPSKADAIDSGLYGFGPAGNRNSGMVSTSNVVVNHASRTAPALSVVNSAPQPGGAVIDPTALPSGNIDPLPPFRDVAVSDRQLLFLRKLQICCFQFDFTDTLKSVREKEIKRQTLLELIDFIQSGSGKITENNQEEMIKMISVNIFRCFPPAPHENSGSEMLEIEEEPYAEPAWPHLHLVYELLLRYVVSSDTDTKIAKRYIDHSFVLKLLDLFDADDPREREYLKTILHRIYGKFMVHRPFIRKAINNIFYRFIYETERHSGIGELLEILGSIINGFALPMKEEHKLFLVRALIPLHKPKALALYHQQLSYCITQFVEKDYKLADTVIRGLLKYWPITNCTKELLFLGELEEVLEATQSAEFQRCMVPLFRQIGRCLNSSQSQRISWKHLS; this is translated from the coding sequence ATGTTCAACAAAATTATAAAGCGCGGCCATCGGAAGCCGTCCAAGGCCGATGCGATAGATTCGGGATTGTATGGATTTGGACCGGCTGGGAATCGCAATTCTGGGATGGTATCGACGTCGAATGTGGTTGTAAACCATGCGTCTCGGACTGCCCCAGCTCTATCAGTGGTCAATTCGGCGCCACAGCCCGGTGGGGCTGTGATTGATCCAACGGCTCTGCCTTCCGGCAATATTGATCCCCTTCCTCCGTTTCGGGATGTTGCTGTGTCGGATCGACAACTTTTGTTTCTTAGGAAACTACAAATTTGCTGTTTCCAGTTTGATTTCACGGACACTTTGAAATCAGTACGGGAAAAGGAAATTAAGAGGCAGACCCTATTGGAGCTTATTGACTTTATACAATCCGGTTCTGGGAAAATTACAGAGAACAATCAAGAAGAGATGATTAAGATGATTTCTGTAAATATTTTCCGATGTTTTCCTCCAGCTCCCCATGAAAATTCCGGCTCAGAAATGCTGGAGATAGAAGAGGAGCCCTATGCGGAACCAGCGTGGCCTCATCTTCATCTTGTGTATGAGCTACTTTTAAGGTATGTTGTTTCATCGGACACCGACACGAAGATTGCCAAGCGGTATATTGATCATTCGTTTGTTCTAAAACTGCTTGATTTGTTTGATGCTGATGACCCACGAGAGCGGGAGTATTTGAAAACCATATTACATCGCATATATGGGAAGTTCATGGTGCACCGGCCCTTTATTAGAAAGGccattaataatatattttatcgGTTTATATATGAGACAGAACGGCACAGTGGTATTGGTGAGCTTCTGGAGATTCTTGGGAGTATAATAAATGGGTTTGCGTTGCCCATGAAAGAGGAGCATAAGTTGTTCCTTGTTCGGGCTCTTATACCATTGCATAAGCCTAAGGCACTTGCACTGTATCATCAGCAGCTGTCTTACTGCATCACTCAATTTGTTGAGAAAGATTACAAGTTAGCAGATACGGTTATTAGGGGTTTGCTAAAATATTGGCCTATCACTAATTGTACGAAGGAACTTCTTTTCCTTGGGGAATTAGAAGAAGTGTTGGAGGCAACACAGTCTGCTGAATTTCAACGCTGCATGGTTCCTCTTTTCAGACAGATAGGCCGCTGCCTGAATAGCTCTCAATCTCAG